In Roseomonas fluvialis, one genomic interval encodes:
- a CDS encoding SUF system Fe-S cluster assembly regulator, with translation MLRLSKLTDYAVVVLTRLDEAEDGAVLTVPVLAVRTGLAEPTVAKVLKILAHGGLVEGRRGAAGGYRLTRALADIPLTEVITTIDGPIALTACVDNAAGLCDAEATCPVRGRWDPVNDAIRRALSGISIADLARAPAVVPHPETAARTFIAAE, from the coding sequence GTGCTGCGGCTGTCGAAGCTGACCGACTATGCCGTCGTGGTTCTGACCCGGCTCGACGAGGCCGAGGATGGTGCGGTGCTGACCGTGCCGGTCCTCGCCGTGCGCACCGGCCTCGCCGAGCCGACCGTGGCCAAGGTGCTCAAGATTCTGGCCCATGGCGGCCTGGTCGAAGGGCGCCGCGGGGCGGCGGGTGGCTATCGCCTCACCCGCGCACTCGCCGACATTCCATTGACCGAGGTCATCACCACGATAGATGGGCCAATCGCCCTCACTGCCTGCGTGGACAACGCCGCCGGGCTGTGTGATGCCGAGGCCACCTGCCCGGTGCGCGGCCGCTGGGATCCGGTGAACGATGCGATCCGTCGCGCGCTGTCGGGCATTTCCATCGCCGACCTGGCGCGTGCCCCGGCTGTCGTGCCGCATCCCGAAACCGCCGCGCGCACCTTCATCGCCGCCGAATAG
- the sufD gene encoding Fe-S cluster assembly protein SufD — MTVPVQTGAAGFLARYEGLKDHLPGARKPWLNALRADAAAHFAARGFPTRRIEQWKYTDLAPLAQASFAEPLTMVDGTIALPPAHAPHRAVFVDGRFRADLSTLDGLAFGAQGLAQHLNQAEVPLGALAKPDSEPLTALNTMLFEDGLFLDVPAGVDGGLLELISVAVDPGRPFAFHPRHLLRLGAGARLTLIETAIGAGTCLHNPVFEIDVAEGATLTHGRMLQEAATVFHLSTIYARIAAEGTYDNFTVAAGPRLTRNEIHAALVGPRAACHMNGAQMASEGQHVDTTTSLDHAAPDCASRQTYKTVLAGRSRGVFQGKILVRREAQKTDGYQMNQALLLSEDAEIDSKPQLEIYADDVKCSHGATVGALDPDSLFYLRARGIPEAQAKAMLVEAFLHEAVETVTDETLRGALTRALDAWWARQGAPTGAAA; from the coding sequence ATGACAGTGCCCGTGCAGACCGGCGCGGCCGGCTTCCTCGCGCGCTACGAGGGCCTGAAGGACCATCTGCCGGGCGCGCGCAAGCCGTGGTTGAACGCGCTGCGCGCCGACGCCGCCGCGCATTTCGCAGCGCGCGGCTTCCCCACGCGCCGCATCGAGCAGTGGAAGTACACCGACCTCGCGCCGCTCGCGCAGGCGTCATTCGCCGAACCTCTCACGATGGTGGACGGCACCATCGCGCTGCCGCCGGCACATGCGCCGCATCGCGCGGTCTTCGTCGATGGCCGCTTCCGGGCCGATCTGTCCACGCTCGATGGCCTCGCGTTCGGCGCCCAGGGCCTGGCGCAGCACCTGAACCAGGCGGAGGTGCCGCTCGGCGCGCTCGCCAAGCCGGACTCCGAACCGCTCACCGCGCTCAACACCATGCTGTTCGAGGACGGGCTGTTCCTCGACGTTCCCGCCGGCGTCGATGGCGGATTGCTCGAACTGATCTCGGTCGCGGTCGATCCTGGCCGCCCCTTCGCGTTCCATCCGCGGCACCTGTTGCGGCTCGGCGCCGGCGCGCGCCTCACGCTGATCGAGACCGCGATCGGTGCCGGCACATGCCTGCACAACCCGGTCTTCGAGATCGACGTTGCGGAGGGTGCCACGCTCACCCATGGCCGCATGCTGCAGGAAGCCGCGACGGTCTTCCACCTGTCCACCATCTATGCGCGCATCGCGGCCGAGGGCACCTACGACAACTTCACCGTGGCCGCCGGCCCGCGCCTGACGCGCAACGAGATCCACGCGGCTCTGGTCGGCCCGCGCGCCGCCTGCCACATGAACGGCGCCCAGATGGCCTCCGAGGGCCAGCACGTGGATACCACCACGTCGCTCGACCACGCCGCACCCGACTGCGCGTCGCGCCAGACCTACAAGACCGTGCTGGCCGGGCGTTCGCGCGGCGTCTTCCAGGGCAAGATCCTGGTGCGGCGCGAGGCGCAGAAGACCGATGGCTACCAGATGAACCAGGCGCTGCTGCTGAGCGAGGACGCAGAGATCGACAGCAAGCCGCAGCTCGAGATCTACGCCGACGACGTGAAGTGCAGCCATGGCGCGACGGTCGGCGCGCTCGACCCCGACAGCCTGTTCTACCTGCGCGCGCGCGGCATTCCCGAAGCGCAGGCCAAGGCCATGCTGGTGGAAGCCTTCCTGCACGAGGCGGTGGAGACCGTGACGGACGAAACCCTGAGGGGCGCGCTGACCCGCGCGCTGGACGCCTGGTGGGCACGCCAAGGGGCGCCAACGGGGGCGGCTGCGTGA
- the sufC gene encoding Fe-S cluster assembly ATPase SufC codes for MLKIEGLTAEVDGKEILKGIDLEVPTGQVHAIMGPNGSGKSTLSYVLSGRDGYEVTGGTATLNGVDILAMEPEERAAAGLFLAFQYPVELPGVGNATFLRTALNAVRKGRGESELDAMQFLKVARERMKMLSMADDMLKRGVNVGFSGGEKKRNEILQMALLQPSMAILDETDSGLDIDALKIVADGVNAMRGPGFSALVITHYQRLLDYIVPDRVHVLMGGRVVKSGGPELAQELEAQGYGAVQAAA; via the coding sequence ATGTTGAAGATCGAAGGACTGACCGCCGAAGTCGATGGCAAGGAGATCCTGAAGGGGATCGACCTCGAGGTGCCGACCGGCCAGGTGCACGCCATCATGGGCCCGAATGGCTCGGGCAAGTCGACGCTGTCCTACGTGCTGTCGGGCCGTGACGGCTACGAGGTCACGGGCGGCACGGCCACGCTGAACGGCGTGGACATCCTGGCGATGGAACCCGAGGAACGCGCGGCCGCCGGCCTGTTCCTCGCCTTCCAGTATCCGGTCGAGCTGCCGGGCGTGGGCAACGCGACCTTCCTGCGCACCGCGCTCAACGCCGTGCGCAAGGGGCGCGGCGAAAGCGAGCTCGATGCGATGCAGTTCCTCAAGGTCGCGCGCGAACGCATGAAGATGCTCTCGATGGCCGACGACATGCTCAAGCGAGGCGTGAATGTCGGCTTCTCCGGCGGCGAGAAGAAGCGCAACGAGATCCTGCAGATGGCGTTGCTGCAGCCCTCCATGGCGATCCTGGACGAGACCGATTCCGGCCTAGATATCGATGCGCTCAAGATCGTGGCCGATGGCGTGAACGCCATGCGCGGGCCGGGCTTCTCCGCACTCGTCATCACGCACTACCAGCGGCTGCTCGACTACATCGTGCCCGACCGCGTGCATGTGCTGATGGGCGGGCGCGTCGTGAAGTCGGGCGGGCCGGAACTCGCGCAGGAGCTGGAGGCGCAGGGCTACGGCGCCGTCCAGGCCGCCGCATGA
- the sufB gene encoding Fe-S cluster assembly protein SufB, with translation MPAVTETIETVQAATDSGYKWGFETDIEMEFAPKGLNEDIVRFISAKKNEPAWLLEWRLRAFALWKTMAEPRWAAVKYPPIDYQDAYYYAAPTQKVKPKSLDEVDPELLRTYEKLGIPLREQAILAGVEGAGDTPAEGRMPIAVDAVFDSVSVATSYKERLAKDGIIFCAISEAVQEHPELVRKYLGTVVPQGDNFFAALNSAVFTDGSFVYIPKGVRCPMELSTYFRINAKSTGQFERTLIIADEGSHVSYLEGCTAPMRDENQLHAAVVELVALDDATIKYSTVQNWYPGDAEGKGGIYNFVTKRGACRGARSKISWTQVETGSAITWKYPSCILQGEDSVGEFYSVAITNNYQQADTGTKMFHIGPRTKSTIVSKGISAGHGQNTYRGLVRIGAKATGARNFTQCDSLLIGDLCGAHTVPYIENRCATAKVEHEATTSRIAEDQLFYCRQRGLTQEEAVGLIVNGFCREVLKELPMEFAVEAQKLLQISLEGSVG, from the coding sequence ATGCCCGCCGTCACGGAAACCATCGAGACCGTCCAGGCCGCCACCGATTCCGGCTACAAGTGGGGTTTCGAGACCGACATCGAGATGGAGTTCGCCCCGAAGGGGCTGAACGAGGACATCGTCCGCTTCATCTCCGCCAAGAAGAACGAGCCCGCCTGGCTGCTCGAATGGCGCCTGCGCGCCTTCGCGCTGTGGAAGACCATGGCCGAGCCGCGCTGGGCCGCGGTGAAATATCCGCCGATCGACTACCAGGATGCCTACTACTATGCGGCGCCCACGCAGAAGGTGAAGCCGAAGTCCCTTGACGAGGTCGATCCGGAACTGCTGCGCACCTACGAGAAGCTGGGCATTCCGCTGCGCGAGCAGGCGATCCTGGCGGGCGTGGAGGGCGCGGGCGATACGCCGGCCGAAGGGCGCATGCCGATCGCGGTGGATGCGGTGTTCGACAGCGTCTCGGTGGCCACCTCCTACAAGGAGCGCCTGGCGAAGGACGGCATCATCTTCTGCGCCATCAGCGAGGCGGTGCAGGAGCATCCCGAACTGGTGCGCAAGTACCTCGGCACCGTGGTGCCGCAGGGCGACAATTTCTTCGCCGCGCTGAACAGCGCCGTCTTCACCGACGGGTCCTTCGTCTACATCCCGAAGGGCGTGCGCTGCCCGATGGAGCTGTCGACCTATTTCCGCATCAACGCGAAGTCGACCGGCCAGTTCGAACGCACGCTGATCATCGCCGACGAAGGCTCGCACGTCTCGTATCTGGAAGGCTGCACGGCCCCGATGCGCGATGAGAACCAGTTGCACGCCGCGGTGGTCGAGTTGGTGGCGCTGGACGACGCTACCATCAAGTATTCCACGGTGCAGAACTGGTACCCCGGCGATGCCGAGGGCAAGGGCGGCATCTACAACTTCGTCACCAAGCGCGGCGCCTGCCGGGGTGCGCGGTCCAAGATTTCCTGGACGCAGGTCGAGACCGGTTCGGCGATCACCTGGAAGTATCCCTCCTGCATCCTGCAGGGCGAGGATTCGGTGGGCGAGTTCTATTCCGTGGCCATCACCAACAACTACCAGCAGGCCGATACCGGCACGAAGATGTTCCACATCGGCCCGCGCACGAAGTCGACCATCGTGTCGAAGGGCATCAGCGCCGGGCATGGGCAGAACACCTATCGCGGCCTGGTGCGGATCGGCGCGAAGGCGACCGGCGCGCGCAACTTCACCCAGTGCGACAGCCTGTTGATCGGCGACCTGTGTGGCGCGCATACCGTGCCCTACATCGAGAACCGCTGCGCCACCGCGAAGGTGGAGCACGAGGCCACCACCAGCCGCATCGCCGAGGACCAGCTGTTCTACTGCCGCCAGCGTGGCCTCACGCAGGAGGAGGCGGTGGGCCTCATCGTCAACGGCTTCTGCCGGGAGGTGCTGAAGGAACTGCCGATGGAGTTCGCGGTGGAAGCGCAGAAGCTGCTGCAGATTTCGCTCGAAGGAAGCGTCGGATGA